In Plantibacter sp. PA-3-X8, one DNA window encodes the following:
- a CDS encoding type II secretion system F family protein — protein sequence MSLVVGAVLAAGLLLTVAPWWWPDPEPLRDTLERWRPVAALRELLILAGLPGRYWAAAIVVSVLAGFVSGAVVQALCRVLPLSAVVAVAGLIAPVIVLRARATSRRRLQRGLWPDVVDHLLSAIRSGLSLPDAVAALDTVGPAPLRPAFAAFSADYRAAGRFADGIDDLKTALADPVADRILETVRMARDVGGTELPAVLRALSAGLREESAIRAEAEARQSWVVNAARLGVAAPWAILLLLSSRPEASAAYNSREGAVLIIAGVVVSALAYQAMLRVGRLQPERRWFR from the coding sequence ATGAGTCTCGTCGTCGGAGCGGTCCTCGCCGCAGGCCTCCTCCTCACCGTCGCACCCTGGTGGTGGCCGGACCCGGAGCCGCTGCGCGACACCCTGGAGCGGTGGAGGCCGGTCGCTGCGCTCCGTGAACTCCTGATCCTGGCCGGTCTGCCCGGTCGGTACTGGGCGGCCGCCATCGTGGTCTCCGTCCTCGCCGGTTTCGTCTCCGGCGCGGTGGTCCAGGCGCTCTGCCGTGTCCTGCCGTTGAGCGCCGTCGTCGCCGTCGCCGGTCTCATCGCCCCGGTGATCGTGCTCCGAGCCCGTGCCACCTCTCGACGTCGCCTGCAGCGGGGACTGTGGCCGGATGTCGTGGACCACCTGTTGTCCGCGATCCGGTCAGGGCTCTCGCTCCCGGATGCGGTGGCCGCGCTCGACACCGTCGGACCCGCACCGCTCCGCCCGGCGTTCGCCGCGTTCAGCGCCGACTACCGTGCTGCCGGCCGCTTCGCCGACGGCATCGACGACCTGAAGACCGCGCTCGCCGACCCGGTCGCCGACCGCATCCTCGAGACGGTGCGCATGGCCCGCGACGTGGGAGGCACGGAACTGCCGGCGGTGCTCCGAGCGCTGTCCGCGGGGCTCCGTGAGGAGTCGGCCATCCGAGCCGAGGCCGAGGCGCGACAGTCCTGGGTGGTGAACGCCGCCAGGCTGGGCGTCGCGGCACCCTGGGCGATCCTCCTGCTCCTGTCGTCCCGGCCGGAGGCCTCGGCCGCCTACAACTCCCGGGAGGGGGCGGTCCTGATCATCGCCGGCGTCGTGGTCTCCGCTCTCGCCTACCAGGCGATGCTCCGTGTCGGACGCCTCCAGCCCGAACGACGGTGGTTCCGGTGA
- a CDS encoding type II secretion system F family protein — MSADGAWAVSLGAILGVGLWALAMLLPALGRPRLADRIAPYVADLSSDARSQAARRSTDPLPVLGTLLVPVLRAVRWSLGLVGADQELVIRRLGQAGGPTLERYRLLQLLWGLGGFAVAAALAVFSFSNGRLPLPFAAPLPAVGAVAGIVLRDQLLALAASRRLARIEEELPTVLEFLSLSLAAGEAITDAMDRVARIGSSGELGREFRRVMADVSTGIPFAAALRQFEARLAMPMLSRCVDQILGALERGTPVAAVLLDHAHDGRDTAKRRLLESAGKKEVAMLVPLVFLILPLSIIIAVFPGVFVLRTGF, encoded by the coding sequence GTGAGTGCAGACGGAGCGTGGGCCGTCAGCCTCGGAGCGATCCTCGGGGTCGGCCTTTGGGCGCTCGCGATGCTCCTGCCGGCACTCGGACGACCGCGGCTCGCGGACCGCATCGCCCCCTATGTCGCCGACCTCTCCAGCGACGCCCGCTCACAAGCCGCGCGCCGCTCGACCGACCCGCTACCGGTCCTCGGGACCCTGCTGGTCCCGGTCCTCCGCGCCGTTCGATGGTCGCTCGGCCTGGTCGGCGCCGATCAGGAACTCGTCATCCGTCGATTGGGTCAAGCCGGGGGACCGACGCTGGAGCGGTACCGACTGCTGCAACTCCTCTGGGGGCTCGGCGGCTTCGCGGTCGCCGCGGCGCTCGCCGTGTTCTCCTTCAGCAACGGTCGGCTCCCGCTCCCGTTCGCAGCACCGCTTCCCGCGGTCGGGGCGGTGGCCGGGATCGTCCTCCGCGACCAGCTGCTGGCGCTCGCCGCCAGTCGCCGCCTCGCGCGGATCGAAGAGGAGCTGCCGACGGTGCTCGAGTTCCTCAGTCTGAGTCTCGCGGCGGGCGAAGCGATCACGGACGCTATGGACCGCGTGGCGCGCATCGGGTCCAGCGGGGAGCTCGGCAGGGAGTTCCGCCGGGTGATGGCGGACGTCTCCACCGGTATCCCGTTCGCCGCCGCACTCCGGCAGTTCGAGGCACGACTCGCGATGCCGATGCTGTCGCGATGCGTCGACCAGATCCTCGGTGCGCTCGAACGCGGCACACCGGTCGCTGCCGTGCTCCTCGACCACGCACACGACGGACGCGACACCGCCAAGCGCCGTCTCCTCGAATCCGCCGGGAAGAAGGAGGTCGCGATGCTCGTGCCCCTCGTCTTCCTGATCCTGCCACTGTCCATCATCATCGCCGTGTTCCCCGGGGTATTCGTGCTCCGGACCGGCTTCTGA
- a CDS encoding TadE/TadG family type IV pilus assembly protein — protein MSPASEPEIGGWRKRLVRGEDGSAVAEFVFVGAILTVLMMSVVQLALALHVRNTLIDAAAEGARLGALADTELLDGADRARQLIAVAVGEGYTGDVGATLADHRGASVVTVTVRAPLPVVGLIGLPGVLEVEGHAVLETLE, from the coding sequence GTGTCTCCGGCATCTGAGCCCGAGATCGGCGGATGGCGGAAGAGGCTCGTGCGCGGCGAGGACGGATCAGCCGTCGCCGAGTTCGTGTTCGTCGGAGCGATCCTCACCGTCCTGATGATGTCCGTGGTCCAGCTCGCGCTCGCCCTCCACGTCCGGAACACGCTCATCGACGCGGCGGCGGAGGGTGCCCGGCTCGGCGCGTTGGCCGACACCGAACTGCTCGACGGCGCCGACCGAGCACGCCAGCTCATCGCCGTCGCCGTGGGGGAGGGCTACACGGGTGACGTCGGCGCCACGCTGGCCGATCATCGCGGAGCAAGCGTCGTCACCGTGACCGTCCGCGCACCGCTTCCGGTCGTGGGCTTGATCGGTCTGCCCGGCGTGTTGGAGGTGGAGGGTCATGCGGTCCTCGAGACACTCGAGTGA
- a CDS encoding TadE family protein, with protein MRSSRHSSDELRRRPTALDDDGSASLEFITVGLVLLVPIVYLIVALAEVQAAVLAAGGAAAQAAKLYARADDDATGRERVEDSLALALDDFGLDRSQSSVTLDCAPAGLPCGQRGGAVTVTVDILVVLPLMPEIIGVQAAVPVTGVATAPISRFDDRFGEAE; from the coding sequence ATGCGGTCCTCGAGACACTCGAGTGATGAGCTGCGTCGCCGACCGACCGCGCTGGACGACGACGGTTCGGCCTCCCTCGAGTTCATCACCGTCGGTCTGGTCCTCCTCGTGCCGATCGTCTATCTCATCGTCGCGCTCGCCGAGGTGCAGGCCGCGGTGCTCGCGGCCGGCGGGGCCGCGGCGCAGGCGGCGAAACTCTACGCGCGGGCCGACGACGACGCCACGGGTCGCGAACGCGTCGAGGACTCGCTCGCACTCGCGCTCGACGATTTCGGGCTCGACCGGTCCCAGTCGTCCGTCACGCTCGACTGCGCACCAGCCGGCCTCCCGTGTGGGCAGCGCGGCGGTGCCGTCACGGTCACCGTCGACATCCTCGTCGTCCTGCCGCTGATGCCCGAGATCATCGGCGTGCAGGCCGCGGTCCCCGTGACCGGCGTCGCCACGGCACCGATCTCGCGGTTCGATGACCGATTCGGCGAGGCGGAGTGA
- a CDS encoding MFS transporter has product MTSDERPFQLRSVAVSVFLPTLLFSIGEGAIIPIIPAVAGNLGATLAVAGVISSLIMLGELVGDVPSGWIVSRIGERFAMMWAALLAVVGVATAAISPNPFVLAVGIFCIGLATAVFGLARHAFMTTYVPMRYRARALSSLGGVFRAGTFIGPFLAAGVIHLTGTSQAAFWVMVICCAGSAITLLVLPDPAEMFGRPPSTRTADGEERTGGEELASEESSGLIASIRAHGAVLTRMGTTAALVGALRSCRAVLLPLWAVSIGVSETDTALIIGVVGAVEFALFYASGQVMDRWGRIWTAVPSMIGLGSGFIVLAFTHDLDEARVWFIAVALVLALSNGLGSGILMTLGSDLAPPDRPAPFLGAYRFLGDAGTAAAPLAMSGITAAASISLAAGTIGGVGLIGAFLLFRFIPRFIDRGTRPFP; this is encoded by the coding sequence ATGACTTCCGACGAACGCCCGTTCCAGCTGCGCTCCGTGGCCGTCTCGGTCTTCCTCCCCACGCTGTTGTTCTCGATCGGTGAAGGCGCCATCATCCCGATCATCCCGGCCGTCGCCGGGAACCTGGGGGCGACGCTCGCCGTCGCAGGCGTCATCTCCTCACTCATCATGCTCGGCGAACTCGTCGGCGACGTCCCGTCAGGGTGGATCGTCAGTCGGATCGGCGAACGCTTCGCGATGATGTGGGCGGCGCTGCTCGCGGTCGTCGGGGTCGCGACGGCTGCCATCTCCCCCAATCCGTTCGTCCTTGCCGTGGGCATCTTCTGTATCGGGCTCGCGACCGCCGTGTTCGGTCTGGCACGGCACGCGTTCATGACGACGTACGTGCCGATGCGGTACCGGGCGAGGGCGCTCTCCTCCCTCGGCGGTGTCTTCCGCGCCGGCACGTTCATCGGACCGTTCCTGGCCGCAGGCGTCATCCACCTCACCGGGACGTCGCAGGCGGCGTTCTGGGTGATGGTCATCTGCTGCGCTGGCTCCGCGATCACCCTGCTCGTCCTCCCCGACCCGGCGGAGATGTTCGGGCGACCGCCGTCGACGCGCACCGCCGACGGCGAGGAGCGGACCGGGGGTGAGGAGCTCGCGTCCGAGGAGTCGAGCGGCCTCATCGCTTCGATCCGCGCGCACGGCGCGGTCCTCACCAGGATGGGGACGACCGCCGCACTCGTCGGCGCCCTGCGCTCCTGCCGCGCAGTCCTGCTCCCCCTGTGGGCCGTGAGCATCGGCGTCTCGGAGACGGACACGGCGCTCATCATCGGCGTCGTCGGCGCGGTGGAGTTCGCCCTCTTCTACGCCAGCGGTCAGGTGATGGACCGCTGGGGGCGGATCTGGACCGCCGTCCCGTCGATGATCGGGCTGGGCTCCGGGTTCATCGTCCTGGCCTTCACGCACGACCTCGATGAAGCGCGGGTCTGGTTCATCGCCGTCGCCCTCGTGCTGGCACTCTCCAACGGCCTCGGCAGCGGCATCCTCATGACCCTCGGCTCCGACCTCGCGCCACCGGACCGACCCGCGCCGTTCCTCGGCGCCTATCGCTTCCTGGGCGACGCGGGCACCGCCGCCGCTCCACTGGCGATGTCCGGGATCACCGCGGCTGCGTCGATCTCCCTCGCCGCCGGCACCATCGGCGGTGTCGGGCTCATCGGAGCGTTCCTCCTCTTCCGGTTCATACCCCGGTTCATCGACCGCGGCACGCGCCCGTTCCCCTGA